ATATCAACAAGAAATATTCTGAAATATGTTTTTTTTACGCCAATTTTGCATTCATCCTAAAGAATCAATGAAAGCATTTGACTTATGAAGTGTCATAAACACACAGGTCTATTAAGCAATTCCACTTGGCTTTTGCGAAATGGGCTAATTGCCTTGCTTATGGTGGTTGGTCTGGCACAAACATTTGGTAAACCAAACCACTCGATTGAAACAATCTACTTGAGAGATGGACTTGAAGAGCAGATTCTGAATCTTTCCCATATCATGCACTGGAAAGACACTACCCAGTTGATGACTTTTCAGGATATCCTAAAGCAGCAGCCTGAGTTTCTGCTCGCTCCCAAGTACAACAAAGACAACTTTGATATCAATAGTGCACTTTGGCTCAAAATTCAATTACACATTGCTGAAGACTCCAAGCGACAATGGCTAATTGAGTTTTACGACCAAAGCATTGATTACATTCATGCCTTCATTCCCCAGAAGTCGGGCGAGTACAAGGAAATAACCTTAGGGGATTCCTTCGATTTTACCCATAGGGATGTACACCATAAAAACTTTATCATTCCTCTTGACCAACAGATTGACTATGAAAAGCCATTCTACTTTCAGGTCAAGTCCAATAAAGTAGCTGACCTCCACTTAGCATTCAGAAGTACCAACCGACTGATTAGCTATGCTGTTACCGAGTATCTGCTGTTAGGGCTATTGTATGGTGCCATTATCATTATGGCTGTTTACAACCTGCTTACATGGATTGCCATTCGAGAAAAAAAATACCCATACTATATCCTGCACATACTTGCTATAGGTTTCTTTAACCTAAGTGAGGATGGACTAGGATTTCATTACCTGTGGTTCCACGAACCAGCCATCAATGTCTATGCTGAACACCTGTCTACTTTTGCTGTAGTTATCAGTGCCATTGTCTTTATTAGAGACTTCTTGGACACTTCCAATGCCTTCCCAATTATTAATAGGGCACTACAGGGAATTGCCATAATTCACAGCATCCTGTTTGTGGGATCATTATTCTTCGGGCATCAGCTTTACGACTCTTACCTTTTAAGTACTACTACCATTCTGGCGATGGTACTAGTAAGTGGTATTGCCTTGAAGCAGCAGTATAAGTCTGCAAGGTTCCTGATGCTTGCTTGTATCTGCCTGCTAACTGGTGCATCAATCAAGGGTATGGTGGCTGTTGGCATTATCCCTTTTTCTATCATTACACACTACAGTCTTCGTATTGGTTTCGGGTTAGAAATGCTCTTCCTGTCATTTGCGCTATCAGATAGGTTAAAACTCCTCAAGGAACGTGAACAAAAAGCCCAACAACAGATTATTGAGGAACAACAGGAAAAGAAGATTGCTCAGCAGAAAATTATTGAGGAGCAACACAAGCGTATGGAGCTTAAAGAGAAAATCAATGAGGAACTTGAAATCAAAGTCAGGGAACGCACAAAAGCACTCCAACACAGTGAAGAAGAATTGAGAGTTGCCAATGAGGCGCTATCTATTGCCAACGGAAAGCTCAACAAACTGAACCATGTATTGGACGTCGATAACTATAAGTTAAAAACCAAGGTACTGAAAGAGCGGGAGAACAGGTTTGTCAACAAGTTGATCAGCTTTGAGGAGTTCTCCGAGCTATTTCCTGACAGGTTAAGTTGCTTCCGTTATATTCAGGACCGCAAATGGAAAGATGGGTATTCATGCCGTAAATGCAACAATGACAAGTATTTTGAGGGGACTAAGAAGTTCTCTCGCCGCTGTACCAAATGTGGCTACAATGAATCTATCACCACAGGTTCAGTATTTCAAGGAATCAAGTTTGACATTGTCAAAGCATTCTACCTGTGTTATATCTTCGAGCACTATCCTAAGAAGTACACACTTCAGCAGCTTGCAGATATGCTTGATATGAGACGAAATACTGTTTGGAGCTTCAAGAAGAAGGCAGAAGAAGCTAGCAATCCAAAATCAGGTATCCTGCTGCCTAGCTTTATGCCTGAGGAAATGAAATAAGTAACACATCAGAACTATTAGTTATAAAAGATAAAAGGACTTCGGGTGTAGCACCTGAAGTCCTTTTTGCTGTATTATAAAACCTGCTTGGTCTGTTTGAGTCCCAGCTTTTCCAAAGCCTTTGGAATCTCAGGATTTTTCATGAAGTTTTTCCAGAGTAACCCTGTTCTATAGTTTTCAATCATGATGATCATTGGTCCTTGATCCAGAGCTAGGTAAGCAGGTGCATACCAATCATATTTCAAGTTAAATGCATCCTTGAAACCATATTCCTTCCACATATTCCCTCCATGTTCGTGCAGGAGATACCGTATAAAAGCCAATGACTTTTCGGGAGTATAGACAATGGAAGAAATCGCCGCAGTAGGGGATATCGTGCCGTTATCACCTCTTCTCCCAACTTCAGCGGCATGTACTCTATAGCCTTTCTCAGGGTCGTCACTTGATGTTAATCCCCAACAGTTTTTAGGATAACCATGCTTCAAACACCAATCATAACAATAATCCACCATTGCCTTATTGTGCGTAGCATAGTCTGCATATCCTGCCTCTTGTACATATTTATCCGTGATATAAGGAGTTAATCCCAGAAACGAATAATGAGTAAAAAATAGCGGCCCTCCACTGTTGTTGTTCTCTCCAATCTGAAGCCTTTGAACATAATCGCCCTTTTCCTTGAAACGGTCATTATGGTCTATAGCCCAGCCTGTTTGATATAAACTTGGTTTGATCGGATGGGTAGGGGATGCCACCGCCAATACATAAGCGATCATGCTCTCATCAAATCCCATAATTGGCATATTGATTTTGAAACCATAATCAGGAGACCAATGCCAATAAAGCCAAGGTTTCCCGTTGGTATACCAATCCCATTCAGCCTCTTCCCAAAGTCTGGTAATTGTACTTCTTAAGTTTACCTCTTTATCAGAATTGCTGTCAAAGTATTCTCTGACCGTCAATAAACCTTGCAAAAGAAATGCTGACTCTACCAGATCACCACCATTATCATATTTAGAAAGGGTTGAGACTTTTCCGGTATTGCCATCATACCAGTGTGCCCACATTCCATGAAAGCGTTTACAGCTTTCTAGAAAACTGACAATCTTACTCAGATGATTTACAGCCTTGTCCCTTGTAATCCAACCACGCTCCACTGCTACAGGAAATGCCATAACACCAAAACCGGTACCCCTTGTTGTGACTATATTCTCAAGGTTTGGTACTCCTGCCGAGCCTCTTTTGGCTGGTTCACTTCGCTCTCTTGCCATACCACTTTTTGCATGGGCAAAATCATAGAAATACCTAAAGGTCTGGTGCTGCACCGTATCCAATAAAGCTTCTTCAGGCAAGCTTGCCATTTTTTGAATACTTTCCTCCTCATTTCCTTTTGTAGCTGCTCTGTTACAGCTTACCAGTCCTGCACAAACCAAAAACAGCAGGAAGCTTATTGCTTTATACCATTTTCTCATCACGAGATTAAATTTGTTAGTATCACTTCACTATTGCTTTCTGACTTTCAAAGCACTAACCAATGGCTGCCCATGAAGGGACTCAAATACAATTTGAATACCTTCACCATTTTCAGCTTTCACTGAGTAAGTCTTTTCAACTCCATAGAAAGCACCAAACTCTTTTCCTATATTAAAACCTTCCAAAACAGTCTTACCATTCATCTTGACATTGAATATTCTCACATCTTGACGTGGTGTCTCATTCTGTTGTTTGGAAGCTGACAATTCATAAATGGCTGATTCATTAGCGACCTTGGCATTTGGTTCTACAAAATACAGTGTTACCTCATAATTGCCATCAGTCACGTCAAAGGTATAACCTTTAGGGTTAACTCGCATATTTTGGAAAAGTGGGTCATTGTCTGTCCCTTCGATATTTCTTGGTACTCCTTGCCAAGTTCGGTTGTCTTTTCGGTAAGGCTCCCCTTCAATATATCCCCATTGGCCTTTCTGATACTTTCTGTCCGGCATCCAAACCTCTCCTGTAGTTTCATCATTGAACCAGTAGCCTGCTCCTGCATTGACATTGATTTCTCCAAAGTTGTATGCTGACAATTCCTGTGGCACAACGTCGAAGGAAATAATCAATTGATCTTCTGTTTTTCCAGCTATCGCTTTCAACGTGTTATCTCCAGACTTAAAAGGAACAGAGAAAACCACCTGTTTTTCTAAAGCATTCTTTATTCCCAATGATTTTCCATTATGAAAAAGTTCAACGGAAGGCTGATTCGTAAATATGATAACATCCTGATTGCAAACACCTTTACCACTTTCACCTTCCATTGCCTGTCTTTTAGCAAAAGCACCTCCTGTAATTTTCAATACAGGTTCCTTCAGTAAATATGATTGGTAGAGGTAGTACACATCCTTTGGCTGACGGTCATAATTCATCAAACCTTTTTGGTTGATAAACGGTCTTGTATCATGTCTTCCTGCTGACCCAAAGTCGGCAAAGTTCCATGCCGTCATTCCGGCCATATAATCTCTTTCAAGTATTTGTGTTAGGTAGCCACTGTGATACAAGCGCTGATAGTCTGCCGAAAAGTCATAGATCTTGGGCGTAAATGTATTGATACGTGTATCAGCCCCCGGACCATACTCTGAAAGAAACAAAGGTCTTTCTGGATGGTTTCTATGCTCTTCATCCAAGAACTTTCCTAACCCATAGATATCATCCACATACCATCCATAATACAAGTTCCAACCTATTAGTTGTGGAATGTCTGCGATTCCCGTTTCATTATATACCTGATCTCCGTGAAGTGCCATGACTGTAATGCGCTCAGCATCTTCGGTTCTGGTTATATCTTCTAACTTACGTGCCAGTCTCAATGTCGCATCGATCTTCGCATCCTTATCTTCTTTGGTCATTTTTCGGTTAAAAACCATACGGATAAAGATCTCATTCATATACCCCCACATCACGATAGATGGGTGGTTATAATTTTGACGGATGTGCTCCAGTTGCATATCAGTACATACCTTGAAATACTCTTCTGTATCTGTTACATCATTGATTACAGGAATCTCTGACCATGACAACAACCCTAACTCATCACAAGCCTTGTACACCTCAGGATCATGCGGGTAATGGGCGATTCGGATAAAGTTGGCTCCCATCTCCTTCAATAACTTCATGTCCTTCCGGTGAATCGCATTTGGCAATGCATTCCCTAAACCCTTATAGTCCTGATGACGATTTGCACCAACTAATTTGAGGTGCTTGCCATTAAGGAAAAAGCCTTTGTCTGCATCTATACTAAACCAACGAAAACCAAATGATGTCTCTACTTCATCCAGTACCTTTCCAGTTTTCTGTTCAATCAGCTTCGTCTCTACTGTATACAAGTAAGGATCTTCTGGTGACCATAGGTGTGGTTGAGTAATCGCTTTACTCATTAACATAAAGTCAGTAGTAGTACCTTGAGCTAACTTCAGCTTTTGACTCGTTTCCATTACAGTATGTCCATCAGCATCTTTCAACACTGATTTTACCAACAACCGTTTTGTCAATGCTTCCTCATTTTTGACCTTGCCCCAAACTTTCAGTTTCCCTGATGCTTCGGATAAATCTTCCGCCTTTACAAATACTCCATCAGATGCATAATTATCCATCTCAAAGTGAGTAGGGGACACTGTGATCAAATGAACATCTCGATAGATACCTCCATAGAATGTAAAGTCGGCATCCAATGGAGGTATATTCCAGTTATGACGGTTATCTAGTTTTACTCGAAGTTGGTTGGTTTTCCCATATTGAACTATGTCTGTGATATCATATCGGAAAGCATTATAACCTCCTCTGTGATGACCAATTGGTTCATGGTTCAAAAACACTTGTGTTTCCTGATTTGCTGCTTCAAAGTGAAGGTAAATCTTTCTGCCCTTCCAATCTTCAGGAATTATGACAGCCTTACGGTACCAACCTACGCCACGGTAATATTTGCCATTGCCCTCAAAAGCATCTTTCTGGTTCCATGTATGGGGAATATTTACTGTCTGCCAGTCTGACTCCTCCACTTTAGTGTCTTGCCTGAAATCTCCTTTGTGAAATTGCCACCCTGTATTGATGGTTTCTGAATGCCTGCCCTGCCCTAATGCCGTACTCCATAAAATAGCCTGAATCAGTATCAGCACTCCCTTACACATTGTCATTGTATTGTATTTCATAAATAGGTTTTCTGGATTGAGGTTTAATAATGAAAGCCTAGAAAAAATCTTGTAACTAATTTAACTTTTTAAGCGCTCCATACTCAACTTTCAAATGAATAAACCCAGAGCAGCAAGGCATACTCTGGGTTTAGGATAATCTTAGTAAATGAAAACTATTGATCTATATTAAATAGCTGGTTCTCTCAAAAGAGGATTCAAGTCTTCCTGTGCCAATGGAATAGGCAGGAACTCTGACTCACCAGGTATGAAGCCTGGTAGTACCGATTGTGCCTTTCCTGTTCTCACCAAATCCATAAAGCGGTCACCCCACTCACATGAGAATTCGGCACGACGCTCATTGATAATATCGTCAAGCGTTGGAGATCCAATTGGCTCTAATCCTGCACGCACCCTTACTTCATTAAGTGGTGTTGCAGCATCTCCACCAACTTTCAGATTTGCTTCTGCATTCATCAACAATACGTCAGCATAGCGTAACACACGGATGTTATTGTTTGCTCCATAGTTATTACGGCCTTCTGTCAGTTGGTTTTTAGGTGTGTAAGCTTTTCCATTGTAATGAGCTTTTAACCCATCCAAGTAGCTAGGCACAAACTCTGCAATTTCATCACCTGCAGGTGTTGTTGCTCCTGACTCCAATACCGCTACATCCCAACGAGTAGAGTCATTTCTTTCGTTCAGGAAGTCCAAGAAACCTCCTTCCAAAATCATAAAGCCCCACCCGTTAACAGGCGCTGCATTTCCACGAGGGCCTTGGTGCTGGAACCATGCTCCACCATATACCTGATCGCCATCACCATTTCCAAAATCAGTAAACTGTAGCTCATACAATGACTCAGGTGCTAGTTTACCTGGAATCTTGAACAGGTTATAGTAATCTGAGTACAAAGAGAAACCTCCTTCACTGATAATCTTATCTGTCAGGTTTTTCACTGTGGCATAGTCTTCTTCATACAAAGCAACTTTAGCCTTCAGTGCCATTGCTGTGTATTTTGTTACTGCCCCTTGGTGAGATTGCTGATCAGGTCTCCCTGCCGGCAAGTGCTCAATACAGTAATCCAACTCACTGTGAATAAATTCACGAACTCCTGCTTGCTTCACTTTAGGCAAGTCCAGACGCATCAAGTTTTCAAAATCCACCAATGGCACATCTCCCCAAAGGTTAGAGATAAAGAAGTAAGCTAATGCTCTATGGAAACGAATCTCTGCCTCATACTGATTCCCCAACTCAATGTCAGCCTCATCAGTAAGGTGCTCACGAAAACGATTTAATAGCGCCTCATTGTTATATGTCGTATAGACAATATTGTACAGTGCATTCCATGAGTTATTTAATGCCCAAAAACCCTTGATTGCACCATAGTTGAACCGCTCAACATTTAGGTAATCAAACTGGTCATTGTCTGACCCGCCCCCTTTTGTCACCTCATCACCACGTACATTCAGCAATGGCCAGATTTCCCATTGTGACATACGGCGACGAGTAGTTCCATATACTCCTGATACGGGGCCATACATCTGACTTTTATCTGCATAGTTTAGCTCTTCAGTTGGAGCTGTATTTTCCTGAGTAATACCCAGAAACTCATCAGTACATGATGACATAGACATTAGCGCCATTAATCCGGCTGCAACGATATATCTGATTTTCATGGTTTCTAAATTTTTGGTCCCTTTAATCTCTTAAAATGTCAAGTTTGCACCCAATGAGAATACTGCAGGGATTGGGTAAACTGACTGGTCAACTCCATCTATTACCTCTGGCGTAAATCCGTTGGTATTAAAGAAGGTATAAGGACGGTCAGCATTGACATAGATCTGTGCTGCACTCATTCTCAGCTTATCCAAAGCACTTTTTGGAAGGCTGTAAGCCAAGCGTACATTCTGGATACGGAAGTATGAAGCATCTTCCAAGAAGAAGTCATTAAACTTGCCATTGTTCCAAGTATTGAATAAGCCTTCTGCTGAAGGGTAGGCATTTGTAGATCCCTCGCCACTCCAAAGGTTTTCAGCAAGGTTGGCATCTAGGTTATTCAAGCCATGTTTATTGATATCAGCACGACGTCTGTTAAAGATCGTTACGCCACCTACACCCTGAAATGCTGCTGCTAAACTCCAACCTTTA
This portion of the Limibacter armeniacum genome encodes:
- a CDS encoding 7TM diverse intracellular signaling domain-containing protein, whose product is MKCHKHTGLLSNSTWLLRNGLIALLMVVGLAQTFGKPNHSIETIYLRDGLEEQILNLSHIMHWKDTTQLMTFQDILKQQPEFLLAPKYNKDNFDINSALWLKIQLHIAEDSKRQWLIEFYDQSIDYIHAFIPQKSGEYKEITLGDSFDFTHRDVHHKNFIIPLDQQIDYEKPFYFQVKSNKVADLHLAFRSTNRLISYAVTEYLLLGLLYGAIIIMAVYNLLTWIAIREKKYPYYILHILAIGFFNLSEDGLGFHYLWFHEPAINVYAEHLSTFAVVISAIVFIRDFLDTSNAFPIINRALQGIAIIHSILFVGSLFFGHQLYDSYLLSTTTILAMVLVSGIALKQQYKSARFLMLACICLLTGASIKGMVAVGIIPFSIITHYSLRIGFGLEMLFLSFALSDRLKLLKEREQKAQQQIIEEQQEKKIAQQKIIEEQHKRMELKEKINEELEIKVRERTKALQHSEEELRVANEALSIANGKLNKLNHVLDVDNYKLKTKVLKERENRFVNKLISFEEFSELFPDRLSCFRYIQDRKWKDGYSCRKCNNDKYFEGTKKFSRRCTKCGYNESITTGSVFQGIKFDIVKAFYLCYIFEHYPKKYTLQQLADMLDMRRNTVWSFKKKAEEASNPKSGILLPSFMPEEMK
- a CDS encoding glycoside hydrolase family 2 TIM barrel-domain containing protein, producing MKYNTMTMCKGVLILIQAILWSTALGQGRHSETINTGWQFHKGDFRQDTKVEESDWQTVNIPHTWNQKDAFEGNGKYYRGVGWYRKAVIIPEDWKGRKIYLHFEAANQETQVFLNHEPIGHHRGGYNAFRYDITDIVQYGKTNQLRVKLDNRHNWNIPPLDADFTFYGGIYRDVHLITVSPTHFEMDNYASDGVFVKAEDLSEASGKLKVWGKVKNEEALTKRLLVKSVLKDADGHTVMETSQKLKLAQGTTTDFMLMSKAITQPHLWSPEDPYLYTVETKLIEQKTGKVLDEVETSFGFRWFSIDADKGFFLNGKHLKLVGANRHQDYKGLGNALPNAIHRKDMKLLKEMGANFIRIAHYPHDPEVYKACDELGLLSWSEIPVINDVTDTEEYFKVCTDMQLEHIRQNYNHPSIVMWGYMNEIFIRMVFNRKMTKEDKDAKIDATLRLARKLEDITRTEDAERITVMALHGDQVYNETGIADIPQLIGWNLYYGWYVDDIYGLGKFLDEEHRNHPERPLFLSEYGPGADTRINTFTPKIYDFSADYQRLYHSGYLTQILERDYMAGMTAWNFADFGSAGRHDTRPFINQKGLMNYDRQPKDVYYLYQSYLLKEPVLKITGGAFAKRQAMEGESGKGVCNQDVIIFTNQPSVELFHNGKSLGIKNALEKQVVFSVPFKSGDNTLKAIAGKTEDQLIISFDVVPQELSAYNFGEINVNAGAGYWFNDETTGEVWMPDRKYQKGQWGYIEGEPYRKDNRTWQGVPRNIEGTDNDPLFQNMRVNPKGYTFDVTDGNYEVTLYFVEPNAKVANESAIYELSASKQQNETPRQDVRIFNVKMNGKTVLEGFNIGKEFGAFYGVEKTYSVKAENGEGIQIVFESLHGQPLVSALKVRKQ
- a CDS encoding RagB/SusD family nutrient uptake outer membrane protein produces the protein MKIRYIVAAGLMALMSMSSCTDEFLGITQENTAPTEELNYADKSQMYGPVSGVYGTTRRRMSQWEIWPLLNVRGDEVTKGGGSDNDQFDYLNVERFNYGAIKGFWALNNSWNALYNIVYTTYNNEALLNRFREHLTDEADIELGNQYEAEIRFHRALAYFFISNLWGDVPLVDFENLMRLDLPKVKQAGVREFIHSELDYCIEHLPAGRPDQQSHQGAVTKYTAMALKAKVALYEEDYATVKNLTDKIISEGGFSLYSDYYNLFKIPGKLAPESLYELQFTDFGNGDGDQVYGGAWFQHQGPRGNAAPVNGWGFMILEGGFLDFLNERNDSTRWDVAVLESGATTPAGDEIAEFVPSYLDGLKAHYNGKAYTPKNQLTEGRNNYGANNNIRVLRYADVLLMNAEANLKVGGDAATPLNEVRVRAGLEPIGSPTLDDIINERRAEFSCEWGDRFMDLVRTGKAQSVLPGFIPGESEFLPIPLAQEDLNPLLREPAI
- a CDS encoding glucoamylase family protein, coding for MRKWYKAISFLLFLVCAGLVSCNRAATKGNEEESIQKMASLPEEALLDTVQHQTFRYFYDFAHAKSGMARERSEPAKRGSAGVPNLENIVTTRGTGFGVMAFPVAVERGWITRDKAVNHLSKIVSFLESCKRFHGMWAHWYDGNTGKVSTLSKYDNGGDLVESAFLLQGLLTVREYFDSNSDKEVNLRSTITRLWEEAEWDWYTNGKPWLYWHWSPDYGFKINMPIMGFDESMIAYVLAVASPTHPIKPSLYQTGWAIDHNDRFKEKGDYVQRLQIGENNNSGGPLFFTHYSFLGLTPYITDKYVQEAGYADYATHNKAMVDYCYDWCLKHGYPKNCWGLTSSDDPEKGYRVHAAEVGRRGDNGTISPTAAISSIVYTPEKSLAFIRYLLHEHGGNMWKEYGFKDAFNLKYDWYAPAYLALDQGPMIIMIENYRTGLLWKNFMKNPEIPKALEKLGLKQTKQVL